From Sphingomonas bisphenolicum, one genomic window encodes:
- a CDS encoding DNA topoisomerase IB yields MAHSSIVHADDSIPGITRRALKHGWAYYDADGTRIADRDEIDRLNAIALPPAYVDCWYCPSPWGHVQAIGYDDRGRKQYRYHPDFRAAREAEKYAGCPDFGRSLPKLRERLEADLSRRGLRKDRTLAAVIRLLDLAKLRVGNEHYATTNKSFGATTLRRRHMDLSGKSLTLRYRAKSGKEQLLTVTDTRLLRFVRQVQDLPGQHLFQYLDEDGDARPITSGDVNAYIADAMGGPFTAKHFRTWGASTIAFETLAAGHVSQKELLAPVAQALGNTPAISRKSYVHPALLALCKDGQDEWRAGLRLPRRTRYLSRGERGLIAFLDGIADCAPLAAAA; encoded by the coding sequence ATGGCCCATAGCTCCATCGTCCATGCGGACGACTCCATTCCCGGCATTACGCGACGCGCGCTCAAGCACGGATGGGCCTATTATGACGCCGACGGCACGCGCATCGCCGACCGCGACGAAATCGACCGGCTGAACGCGATCGCGCTGCCGCCGGCCTATGTCGACTGCTGGTACTGCCCCTCACCCTGGGGTCATGTCCAGGCGATCGGCTATGACGATCGCGGCCGCAAACAATATCGCTATCACCCGGACTTCCGCGCCGCGCGGGAGGCGGAGAAATATGCCGGCTGCCCCGATTTCGGCCGCTCCCTGCCCAAATTGCGCGAACGGCTGGAGGCCGACCTGTCGCGTCGCGGCCTGCGCAAGGACCGTACGCTGGCCGCCGTGATCCGCCTGCTCGACCTCGCCAAGCTGCGCGTCGGCAACGAACATTATGCCACCACCAACAAGAGCTTCGGCGCGACCACGCTGCGCCGCCGCCACATGGACCTTAGCGGCAAGTCGCTGACGCTGCGCTACCGCGCCAAGTCGGGCAAGGAGCAGTTGCTGACCGTCACCGACACCCGCCTGCTCCGCTTCGTGCGGCAGGTGCAGGATTTGCCCGGCCAGCATCTGTTCCAATATCTGGATGAGGATGGCGACGCCCGGCCGATCACGTCGGGCGACGTCAACGCCTATATCGCCGACGCCATGGGCGGCCCCTTCACCGCCAAGCATTTCCGCACCTGGGGCGCCTCCACCATCGCGTTCGAAACGCTGGCGGCGGGCCATGTCTCGCAGAAGGAGCTGCTCGCCCCGGTGGCGCAGGCGCTGGGCAACACGCCGGCGATCAGCCGCAAAAGCTACGTCCACCCCGCCCTGCTCGCATTGTGCAAGGACGGACAGGATGAATGGCGTGCGGGGCTTCGCTTGCCGCGCCGAACGCGCTATCTGTCGCGCGGGGAGCGCGGCCTGATTGCGTTTCTCGACGGGATCGCGGATTGCGCCCCGCTGGCAGCGGCGGCCTGA
- a CDS encoding 2'-5' RNA ligase family protein, protein MESRAALLYRPFFALKPPPVVARQIDHFAATLAPGADRIRPEHQHVTLGITTDWPDYPYELIKALRRAAAGIMAEPFDLLMDGVNFGGRSAALRPSRSIAGLKKVQQQVAAAMARAGATPRPGWSFSPHQTLYYSDGRPQQRRIDGFGWHVEEVVLLCSHVGRTRHEIVGCWPLKGDAQYSLF, encoded by the coding sequence ATGGAAAGCCGCGCCGCGCTGCTTTACCGCCCCTTTTTCGCGCTCAAGCCGCCGCCGGTCGTCGCGCGGCAGATCGACCATTTCGCCGCGACGCTGGCGCCGGGGGCGGACCGCATCCGTCCCGAACATCAGCATGTCACGCTCGGCATCACGACCGACTGGCCGGACTATCCCTATGAACTTATCAAGGCGCTGCGCCGGGCAGCGGCGGGGATCATGGCGGAGCCGTTCGACCTGCTGATGGACGGTGTGAACTTTGGCGGCCGGTCGGCGGCCCTACGGCCATCGCGCAGCATTGCGGGATTGAAGAAGGTGCAACAACAGGTCGCCGCCGCAATGGCGCGCGCCGGGGCGACGCCGCGTCCGGGCTGGAGCTTCAGCCCGCACCAGACCCTATACTATAGCGACGGGCGGCCGCAGCAGCGGCGCATCGACGGGTTCGGCTGGCATGTGGAGGAAGTGGTGCTGCTGTGCAGCCATGTCGGCCGCACCCGGCATGAGATAGTGGGCTGCTGGCCGCTAAAGGGCGATGCGCAATATAGCCTGTTCTGA
- a CDS encoding YbdD/YjiX family protein: protein MSGLFDTLRRTARLMVGMPDYDAYLRHMAAHHPERPAMNRTQFFRDRQEARYGGKNGGRCC from the coding sequence ATGAGCGGGTTGTTCGATACCCTTCGCCGTACCGCGCGACTCATGGTCGGGATGCCTGACTATGACGCCTATCTGCGCCACATGGCCGCGCATCATCCCGAGCGTCCCGCGATGAACCGCACCCAGTTTTTTCGCGACCGGCAGGAAGCCCGCTATGGCGGCAAGAATGGCGGCCGCTGTTGCTGA
- a CDS encoding pyridoxamine 5'-phosphate oxidase family protein, with the protein MVQHTMASLAEKMQHIDFAMLSTHTEDGHIGARPMSNNQDVAHGGDSYYFTTEDTLMVRDIERDPRVSLSFHGKSGLFGQRPLFIALEGRADLIRDRALFEEHWNPDLELWFENGADTPGLVMIHVHAERAHYWDGQDEGELEIDVMH; encoded by the coding sequence ATGGTGCAGCACACGATGGCCAGCCTGGCCGAAAAGATGCAGCATATCGATTTTGCCATGCTGTCGACCCATACGGAGGATGGCCATATCGGCGCTCGTCCGATGAGCAACAACCAGGATGTGGCCCATGGCGGCGACAGCTATTATTTCACCACCGAAGACACGCTGATGGTCCGGGATATCGAGCGTGACCCGCGGGTCAGCCTGTCCTTCCACGGCAAGAGCGGGCTGTTCGGCCAGCGCCCGTTGTTCATCGCGCTGGAAGGCCGCGCCGACCTGATCCGCGATCGGGCCCTGTTCGAGGAACATTGGAACCCCGATCTGGAGCTTTGGTTCGAGAATGGCGCCGACACGCCTGGACTGGTGATGATCCATGTCCATGCCGAACGCGCCCATTATTGGGACGGGCAGGATGAAGGCGAGCTTGAAATCGACGTGATGCATTAA
- a CDS encoding DUF5935 domain-containing protein, whose product MRDLFFIAFLGIFGLMGLRRPFLLVAVYAYIDIVSPQRLSYFLLNTIPISAMAFAAMVGAWLVMDDKKDCRFSVRQGLMLVLVAYCGYTTMTADFPVEALTKWNWVWKAIIAGIFLPLVLRTRLRIEALTLFMILCASTIIINGGMKTALSGGGYGVLNLMVENNSGLYEGSIISCVAISLMPLILWLSNHGTIFPPDWRVKTFCYALCLACMLMPIGTEARTGLVCLVILFGMMLVRSKKKFVYGPLLAVAALASIPFLPASFTQRMETIENHQGDESAATRVAVWMWTLDYVKTHPGGGGFDNYLQNSFTYFAQSTVVDSGGARIERRIVTDKGRAYHSAYFEMLGEQGYFGFFIWALIHGICFIRTESIRRLYRKRANEPDKYPDEAWISPFASALQQGHVVYMIGSLFVGIAYQPFIFMMLALQIGLDTYLTRLRKDAAKQALAATLNARRAVTA is encoded by the coding sequence ATGCGTGACCTCTTCTTCATCGCCTTTCTCGGCATCTTCGGCCTGATGGGCCTGCGCCGGCCGTTCCTGCTGGTCGCCGTCTATGCCTATATAGACATCGTCTCGCCCCAGCGCCTGTCCTATTTCCTGCTCAACACCATTCCCATCTCCGCCATGGCCTTTGCCGCCATGGTCGGGGCCTGGCTGGTCATGGACGACAAGAAGGATTGCCGATTCTCGGTGCGGCAGGGGCTGATGCTCGTGCTGGTCGCCTATTGCGGCTATACCACCATGACCGCCGATTTCCCGGTCGAAGCGCTGACCAAATGGAACTGGGTATGGAAGGCGATCATCGCCGGCATCTTCCTGCCGCTCGTCCTGCGCACCCGGCTGCGGATCGAGGCGTTGACGCTCTTCATGATTCTTTGCGCCAGCACCATCATCATCAATGGCGGCATGAAGACCGCGCTGTCGGGCGGCGGCTATGGCGTGCTCAACCTGATGGTCGAAAACAATAGCGGCCTCTATGAAGGCAGCATCATCAGTTGCGTCGCCATATCGCTGATGCCGCTGATCCTCTGGCTGTCCAACCATGGCACCATCTTCCCGCCGGACTGGCGCGTGAAGACCTTCTGCTACGCCCTGTGCCTCGCCTGCATGTTGATGCCGATCGGCACGGAGGCGCGCACGGGCCTCGTCTGCCTCGTCATCCTCTTCGGCATGATGCTGGTGCGGTCGAAGAAGAAGTTCGTCTATGGTCCGCTGCTGGCCGTGGCCGCGCTGGCGTCCATCCCCTTCCTGCCCGCCAGCTTCACCCAGCGGATGGAGACGATCGAGAATCACCAGGGCGACGAAAGCGCCGCCACCCGAGTCGCGGTGTGGATGTGGACGCTCGACTATGTGAAGACGCATCCGGGCGGCGGCGGCTTCGACAATTATCTCCAGAACAGCTTCACCTATTTCGCCCAGAGCACCGTCGTCGACAGCGGCGGCGCACGGATCGAGCGGCGCATCGTCACCGACAAGGGCCGCGCCTATCACAGCGCCTATTTCGAGATGCTGGGCGAACAGGGCTATTTCGGCTTCTTCATATGGGCGCTGATCCACGGCATCTGCTTCATCCGCACCGAATCGATCCGTCGCCTCTATCGCAAGCGCGCCAATGAACCGGACAAATACCCGGACGAAGCCTGGATCTCGCCCTTCGCGTCGGCCCTGCAACAGGGCCATGTCGTCTACATGATCGGATCGCTGTTCGTGGGCATCGCCTATCAACCCTTCATCTTCATGATGCTCGCGCTCCAGATCGGGCTCGACACCTATCTGACGCGGCTGCGCAAGGATGCGGCGAAGCAAGCGCTTGCGGCAACGCTCAACGCGCGGCGGGCGGTGACGGCATGA
- a CDS encoding XdhC family protein — MNDNESIIRKSIEWRGARMALATVVSTWGSAPRPRGSHMIVHADGRFEGSISGGCVESAVLQRAAEVIGGRSAHVERYGVADGDAWEVGLPCGGEIAVLVQPVNEAGFAPGLFDRIAAASARGRALTLATDLNSGVTREVAGEGDFLNRYDPPRRLLIVGAVQIAQSLVPLAQAIGVTPVVIDPRGRFLTAERFPGVELDDRWPDEAIAARFPGESTAVVTLSHDIKIDDPALVAALRASTGYVAALGSRKSHAARLERLGAMGFGADDLARIDGPAGLDIGAIGAAEIALSITAGMVAGFNARAIAHRMENI, encoded by the coding sequence TTGAACGATAATGAATCGATTATCCGCAAATCGATCGAATGGCGCGGCGCGCGCATGGCGCTGGCGACGGTGGTGTCGACCTGGGGATCGGCGCCGCGGCCGCGGGGCAGCCATATGATCGTCCACGCCGATGGCCGGTTCGAAGGCAGTATTTCGGGCGGCTGCGTCGAAAGCGCCGTGCTGCAGCGCGCTGCGGAAGTGATCGGCGGCCGCTCTGCCCATGTGGAACGCTATGGCGTCGCCGATGGCGACGCCTGGGAGGTCGGACTGCCCTGCGGCGGCGAGATCGCGGTGTTGGTCCAGCCGGTGAACGAGGCCGGCTTCGCGCCCGGATTGTTCGACCGGATCGCCGCCGCCAGCGCGCGCGGCCGGGCGCTGACGCTGGCGACCGACCTGAACAGCGGCGTGACGCGCGAGGTGGCGGGAGAAGGGGATTTCCTCAATCGCTACGATCCGCCGCGCCGTCTGCTGATCGTCGGCGCGGTGCAGATCGCCCAGAGCCTGGTGCCGCTGGCGCAGGCGATCGGGGTGACGCCGGTGGTGATCGACCCGCGCGGCCGCTTCCTGACGGCGGAGCGCTTTCCCGGCGTGGAACTGGACGACCGTTGGCCCGACGAGGCGATTGCGGCGCGCTTCCCGGGCGAATCAACCGCGGTGGTGACATTGAGCCATGACATCAAGATCGACGACCCTGCGCTGGTGGCGGCGCTCCGCGCATCGACGGGTTATGTCGCGGCGCTGGGATCGCGCAAGAGCCATGCGGCGCGGCTGGAGCGGCTAGGGGCGATGGGCTTTGGTGCCGACGATCTTGCCCGTATCGACGGGCCGGCCGGGCTGGATATCGGCGCGATCGGCGCGGCGGAAATCGCGCTGTCGATCACGGCAGGGATGGTGGCCGGGTTCAACGCCCGAGCGATTGCTCATCGGATGGAAAACATCTGA
- a CDS encoding carbon starvation CstA family protein — MTRHLPWILTACLGAIALGVVAVSRGEAVNALWIVVAAVCCFLVAYRYYALFIARHVMRLDPARPTPALRRADGLDYVATDKSVLFGHHFAAIAGAGPLVGPVLAAQMGYLPGTLWIIVGVVLAGAVQDFMVLFISMRRDGKSLGELIRMEMGQVAGTIALFGAFMIMVIILAVLALIVVKALAESPWGMFTVAATVPLAMAMGAYTRWIRPGRIGEVSLLGLVGLLAAIVYGQAVSLSSVWGPIFTFTPVQLCWILIGYGAVASVLPVWLLLAPRDYLSTFLKIGAIAALAIGIVIMAPPLKMPALTQFVGGNGPVWSGGLFPFLFITIACGAVSGFHALIASGTTPKLIASEAHAPMIGYGAMLMEAFVAIMALVGASILDPGIYFTMNSPAALIGTDAASASAAVTAMGFPISPDLIAQTAKDVGEHSIISRAGGAPTLAVAMAEIFSHVVGGPAMKAFWYHFAILFEALFILTAVDAGTRAGRFMLQDLIALAVPSFKDTTSHVPGIVATGLTVAAWGFFLYQGVTDPLGGVNTLWPVFGISNQMLAAIALMLGTAVLFRMKRDKFAWVTLVPTVWLLICTLSAGWLKLFAADAKVGFLAHAAKFSAAADAGKVLAPAKSMAEMQRIIFNDQIDAALVALFLAVVLALLFFTVRTCLAARRIAAPTAREIPSQLVPAE; from the coding sequence GTGACCCGGCACCTACCCTGGATTTTGACCGCTTGTCTCGGCGCGATCGCGCTCGGCGTCGTCGCGGTGTCGCGCGGCGAGGCGGTCAACGCGCTGTGGATCGTGGTCGCGGCGGTCTGCTGCTTCCTGGTCGCCTATCGCTATTATGCGCTGTTCATCGCCCGCCATGTGATGCGGCTCGACCCGGCGCGCCCCACCCCGGCGCTCCGCCGCGCCGATGGCCTCGACTATGTCGCGACCGACAAGTCTGTCCTGTTCGGCCATCATTTCGCAGCGATCGCGGGCGCAGGACCATTGGTCGGGCCGGTGCTGGCCGCGCAGATGGGCTACCTCCCCGGCACATTGTGGATCATCGTGGGGGTCGTGCTGGCGGGCGCGGTGCAGGATTTCATGGTCCTGTTCATCTCCATGCGCCGCGACGGCAAGTCGCTGGGCGAACTGATCCGCATGGAAATGGGGCAGGTCGCCGGCACCATCGCCCTGTTCGGCGCCTTCATGATCATGGTCATCATCCTGGCCGTACTGGCGCTGATCGTGGTCAAGGCATTGGCGGAGAGCCCCTGGGGCATGTTCACCGTCGCCGCCACCGTGCCGCTGGCCATGGCGATGGGCGCCTACACACGCTGGATCAGGCCCGGCCGCATCGGCGAAGTGTCGCTGCTGGGTCTCGTCGGCCTGCTCGCTGCGATCGTCTATGGCCAGGCGGTATCGCTGTCGTCGGTCTGGGGTCCGATCTTCACCTTCACGCCGGTCCAACTCTGCTGGATATTGATCGGCTATGGTGCGGTCGCTTCCGTCCTGCCGGTGTGGCTGCTGCTCGCGCCGCGCGACTATCTCTCGACCTTCCTCAAGATCGGCGCGATCGCGGCGCTGGCCATCGGCATCGTCATCATGGCCCCGCCGCTCAAAATGCCTGCCCTTACCCAGTTCGTCGGCGGCAACGGCCCGGTCTGGTCGGGCGGCCTCTTCCCCTTCCTGTTCATCACCATCGCCTGTGGCGCGGTGTCGGGCTTCCACGCGCTGATCGCCAGCGGCACCACACCCAAGCTGATCGCAAGCGAAGCCCATGCGCCGATGATCGGCTATGGCGCGATGCTGATGGAGGCGTTCGTGGCGATCATGGCGCTGGTCGGCGCGTCGATCCTGGACCCCGGCATCTATTTTACGATGAACAGCCCGGCCGCGCTGATCGGCACCGATGCGGCCAGTGCATCCGCCGCCGTCACCGCCATGGGCTTCCCGATCTCGCCCGACCTGATCGCCCAGACGGCGAAGGATGTCGGCGAACATAGCATCATCAGCCGCGCGGGCGGCGCGCCGACGCTGGCGGTGGCGATGGCGGAAATCTTCAGCCATGTCGTCGGCGGCCCGGCGATGAAGGCCTTCTGGTATCATTTCGCGATCCTGTTCGAGGCCTTGTTCATCCTGACCGCCGTGGACGCCGGCACCCGCGCCGGGCGCTTCATGTTGCAGGATCTGATCGCGCTGGCCGTGCCGTCCTTCAAGGACACGACCAGCCATGTCCCCGGTATCGTCGCCACCGGCCTGACCGTCGCGGCGTGGGGCTTCTTCCTCTATCAGGGCGTCACCGATCCGCTGGGCGGGGTGAACACACTCTGGCCGGTGTTCGGCATCTCCAACCAGATGCTGGCGGCGATCGCGCTGATGCTGGGGACGGCGGTGCTGTTCCGCATGAAGCGGGACAAGTTCGCCTGGGTGACTTTGGTCCCTACCGTCTGGCTGCTGATCTGCACCCTGTCGGCGGGCTGGCTCAAGCTGTTCGCGGCCGATGCCAAGGTCGGCTTCCTCGCCCATGCGGCGAAGTTCAGCGCGGCGGCGGACGCAGGCAAGGTGCTGGCCCCGGCCAAGTCGATGGCGGAAATGCAGCGCATCATCTTCAACGACCAAATCGACGCCGCGCTGGTCGCGCTGTTCCTGGCGGTGGTGCTGGCGCTGCTCTTCTTCACCGTCCGCACCTGCCTCGCCGCCCGGCGAATCGCGGCCCCAACCGCACGCGAAATTCCTTCGCAACTGGTGCCGGCCGAATGA
- a CDS encoding TIGR04063 family PEP-CTERM/XrtA system glycosyltransferase codes for MTRILHVLDHSLPLHSGYTFRTRAILRAQMAKGWEVRGITGHRHAAQGAQEEVVDGLTFHRTPGEPASGNPLIREWRDISAHADAIDALVRAWRPDVIHAHSPVLNAIAAQRVAKRHGLPMIYEIRAFWEDAAVGNGTGVEGNPRYWLTRQLETHAVRAADAVAVICEGLRGDLIARGVDADKIVVSPNGVDMDQFGTPVDRDPALTAKLGLEGADVVGFIGSFYDYEGLDDLIAAMPRLVRARPRAKLLLVGGGPREQALRDQAMASPFADHIVFVGRVPHDQVEHYYAQVDILAYPRKAMRLTDLVTPLKPLEAMAQGRLVAASSVGGHRELIEDGVTGTLFAPDDPAAIAAALAGLFANRDGWDARRAVARAFVERERNWSSNIMRYEPVYQRLLARPSRTRAAA; via the coding sequence ATGACTCGTATTCTCCACGTCCTGGACCACAGTCTGCCGCTCCATAGCGGCTACACATTTCGCACCCGCGCGATTCTGCGCGCGCAAATGGCAAAGGGGTGGGAGGTGCGCGGCATCACCGGCCATCGCCATGCGGCGCAGGGCGCTCAAGAGGAAGTGGTCGACGGCCTGACCTTCCATCGCACGCCGGGCGAACCGGCCAGCGGCAATCCGCTGATTCGCGAATGGCGCGACATATCGGCCCATGCCGATGCGATCGACGCGCTGGTGCGGGCCTGGCGGCCGGACGTCATCCACGCCCATTCGCCGGTGTTGAACGCGATCGCGGCGCAGCGCGTGGCCAAGCGCCACGGCCTGCCGATGATCTACGAAATCCGCGCCTTCTGGGAGGATGCGGCGGTCGGCAACGGCACCGGGGTCGAAGGCAATCCGCGCTACTGGCTGACGCGCCAGCTCGAAACCCATGCGGTGCGCGCGGCCGATGCCGTTGCGGTGATCTGCGAAGGGCTGCGCGGCGACCTGATCGCGCGCGGCGTGGATGCGGACAAGATCGTGGTGTCGCCCAATGGCGTCGATATGGACCAGTTTGGCACGCCGGTCGATCGCGACCCGGCGCTGACCGCGAAGCTGGGCCTCGAAGGCGCCGACGTGGTCGGCTTCATCGGCAGCTTCTACGATTATGAGGGGCTGGACGACCTGATCGCCGCGATGCCGCGACTCGTGCGCGCCCGGCCCCGCGCCAAGCTGCTGCTGGTCGGCGGCGGTCCGCGCGAACAGGCGCTGCGCGACCAGGCGATGGCGTCGCCCTTTGCCGACCATATCGTCTTCGTCGGGCGGGTGCCGCACGACCAGGTCGAACATTATTATGCGCAGGTCGACATATTGGCTTACCCGCGCAAGGCGATGCGCCTGACCGATCTGGTGACGCCGCTGAAGCCGCTGGAGGCGATGGCGCAAGGGCGTCTGGTCGCGGCGTCGAGCGTCGGCGGGCATCGCGAACTGATCGAAGACGGCGTCACCGGCACCTTGTTCGCGCCGGACGATCCGGCGGCGATCGCCGCGGCGCTGGCGGGCCTGTTTGCGAATCGCGACGGATGGGATGCGCGCCGCGCCGTGGCCCGCGCCTTCGTCGAGCGCGAACGTAACTGGTCGTCAAACATTATGCGTTATGAACCCGTTTACCAGCGACTGCTGGCGCGGCCGTCCCGGACACGTGCGGCCGCATGA
- a CDS encoding DoxX family protein → MHGRTIARLVLAAAYAFAGIAHLTRPGGFIAITPHWVPMPETVVALTGVAELAGALGLMIPGLRRAAGIGLALYALCVWPANINHALNDIPLGGVHLSWWYHGPRLTLQPVIIWWALWASDVIDWPFRQRR, encoded by the coding sequence GTGCACGGCCGGACCATCGCCCGACTGGTGCTGGCCGCCGCCTATGCCTTTGCCGGCATTGCGCATCTGACGCGACCCGGCGGTTTCATCGCCATAACGCCGCATTGGGTACCGATGCCCGAAACTGTCGTGGCGTTGACCGGTGTGGCGGAACTGGCGGGGGCGCTGGGTCTGATGATCCCCGGTCTGCGCCGAGCGGCCGGGATAGGCCTGGCACTCTATGCGCTGTGCGTGTGGCCCGCCAATATCAATCACGCGCTCAACGACATCCCCCTGGGTGGGGTGCATCTGAGCTGGTGGTATCACGGACCCCGGCTCACGTTGCAACCCGTCATCATCTGGTGGGCGCTCTGGGCCAGCGACGTCATCGACTGGCCGTTTCGGCAGCGCCGCTAG
- a CDS encoding type 1 glutamine amidotransferase domain-containing protein, with protein sequence MPVIEESRILILATDGFEQSELFEPRQALLDAGAEVVLASPGTKPIQGMKHAEKGDRITPDITLEAVRIAEYDGLILPGGVANPDTLRMNEKAVAIVRAFAESGKPVAAICHGPWLLVEAGVASGRTMTSWPSLRTDLANAGAQVVDMQVAIDGNIITSRNPDDIPAFVEAFRTAVSAGQPVEA encoded by the coding sequence ATGCCCGTCATCGAAGAAAGCCGAATCCTGATCCTTGCAACCGACGGGTTCGAACAGTCCGAACTGTTCGAACCGCGTCAGGCTTTGCTCGACGCCGGGGCGGAGGTCGTGCTCGCATCGCCCGGTACGAAACCCATTCAGGGCATGAAGCATGCCGAAAAGGGCGACAGGATCACGCCGGACATCACGCTGGAGGCGGTCCGGATCGCCGAATATGACGGACTGATCCTGCCGGGCGGGGTGGCGAATCCCGATACGCTGCGGATGAACGAAAAGGCTGTGGCGATCGTCCGCGCCTTTGCCGAATCGGGCAAGCCGGTCGCAGCGATCTGCCACGGACCCTGGCTGCTGGTGGAGGCGGGCGTGGCGTCGGGCCGGACGATGACGTCCTGGCCCTCGCTGCGTACCGACCTGGCCAATGCCGGCGCGCAGGTGGTCGACATGCAGGTGGCGATCGACGGGAACATCATCACCAGCCGCAATCCCGACGATATTCCCGCTTTTGTGGAGGCGTTCAGGACGGCGGTGAGCGCAGGACAGCCGGTCGAAGCCTGA
- a CDS encoding mechanosensitive ion channel family protein, producing MADKKDPALPDLSVHAPNLREMWDSTIAWFQVHYVQILIAVGAAVLIYLALAALRELGKRHKGSRGDPLGYANVLGRAAARTTHYFMVLVAARLVVGYADAPASLTKTVAFLFTIATVLQAALWAREIILGLIERKTLAEDGGGETLANAMGLIRVLVSFALFAIAAIVVLDNLGVNVTGLVAGLGIGGIAIGLAAQGIFSDLFAALSIIFDKPFRRGEIIQFDQTTARVERIGLKSTRLRAMSGERKVVSNANLLQKEITSLQTLTQRRVTYAIGIIYQTEEAKADAIPDMLKDIVEAEGLIFVNAGIVAFGASSLDYQLNFDVPDPDHHDYFQMRHRIGLAIWKRFNAEGIEFAYPTQTSITAGPDGKAIMPYPEVQPVRTVGEKG from the coding sequence ATGGCCGACAAGAAAGACCCCGCCCTCCCCGACCTCAGCGTCCATGCGCCGAACCTGCGCGAGATGTGGGATTCGACCATCGCCTGGTTCCAGGTCCACTATGTCCAGATCCTGATCGCCGTCGGCGCGGCCGTCCTCATCTATCTTGCCCTCGCCGCGCTGCGCGAACTGGGCAAGCGACACAAGGGCAGCCGCGGCGATCCGCTGGGCTATGCCAATGTGCTGGGCCGCGCCGCCGCGCGCACCACCCATTATTTCATGGTGCTGGTCGCGGCCCGGCTGGTCGTGGGCTATGCCGACGCGCCGGCTTCGCTGACGAAGACCGTCGCTTTCCTCTTCACCATCGCCACCGTGTTGCAGGCCGCGCTGTGGGCGCGGGAGATCATCCTGGGCCTTATCGAGCGCAAGACGCTGGCGGAGGATGGCGGCGGCGAAACGCTTGCCAACGCCATGGGCCTGATCCGCGTGCTGGTCAGCTTCGCGCTGTTCGCGATCGCGGCGATCGTGGTGCTGGACAATCTGGGCGTCAACGTCACCGGGCTGGTCGCGGGTCTGGGCATCGGCGGCATCGCCATTGGCCTCGCCGCGCAGGGCATCTTCTCCGACCTGTTCGCCGCGCTGTCGATCATCTTCGACAAGCCGTTTCGCCGCGGCGAGATCATCCAGTTCGACCAGACCACCGCGCGGGTCGAGCGGATCGGCCTCAAAAGCACACGCCTGCGCGCCATGTCGGGCGAGCGGAAGGTCGTGTCCAACGCCAATCTGCTGCAGAAGGAAATCACCAGCCTGCAAACGCTGACCCAGCGCCGCGTCACCTATGCCATCGGCATCATCTACCAGACCGAGGAAGCGAAGGCCGACGCGATTCCCGACATGTTGAAGGATATTGTCGAGGCGGAGGGGCTGATCTTCGTCAATGCAGGCATCGTCGCCTTCGGCGCCAGCAGCCTGGACTATCAGCTTAATTTCGACGTGCCCGATCCCGACCATCACGACTATTTCCAGATGCGCCACCGCATCGGCCTCGCCATCTGGAAACGCTTCAACGCGGAGGGAATCGAATTCGCCTATCCGACCCAGACCAGCATCACCGCCGGCCCCGACGGCAAGGCGATCATGCCCTATCCCGAGGTGCAGCCGGTGCGGACGGTCGGGGAGAAGGGGTGA
- a CDS encoding S24 family peptidase → MDESEHARIALDRLIADRGENYADLSRLIGRNPAYIQQFIKRGTPRKLDEEDRHVLARYFGVPEQMLGGATPPVAAPVRVRGIPAVVAVPRLALGASAGQGSLDEDEQAAGVMAFDARWLRHLGVRPQRVSIIRVDGESMAPTLNDGDDIMVDHDDDAGRLRDGVYVLRLDGVLMVKRVAMGPRRGWFSVVSDNPHYPDWADIDPALVDIVGRVVWSGRRLH, encoded by the coding sequence ATGGATGAATCGGAACATGCCCGGATTGCGCTCGATCGACTGATTGCCGATCGGGGAGAAAATTATGCCGATCTGTCCCGGCTGATCGGCCGCAATCCGGCCTATATCCAGCAGTTCATCAAGCGCGGCACCCCGCGCAAGCTGGACGAGGAGGATCGCCATGTGCTGGCGCGCTATTTCGGCGTACCCGAACAGATGCTGGGCGGCGCGACGCCGCCGGTCGCTGCGCCCGTCCGGGTGCGCGGCATCCCTGCGGTGGTCGCGGTGCCGCGTCTGGCGCTGGGCGCGTCTGCGGGGCAAGGGTCGCTGGACGAGGATGAGCAGGCGGCGGGCGTGATGGCGTTCGACGCGCGCTGGTTGCGCCATCTGGGTGTGCGGCCGCAGCGTGTGTCTATCATCCGGGTCGATGGCGAATCGATGGCGCCGACGCTCAACGACGGTGACGATATCATGGTCGATCATGACGATGACGCCGGCCGGCTCCGCGATGGCGTCTACGTGCTGCGATTGGACGGCGTGCTGATGGTCAAGCGGGTCGCCATGGGGCCGCGGCGCGGCTGGTTCAGCGTGGTCAGCGACAATCCGCACTATCCCGACTGGGCGGATATCGATCCGGCGCTGGTGGATATTGTCGGCCGGGTCGTCTGGAGCGGCAGGCGCTTGCATTAG